The DNA region TTGGACCCGGAGACCTACCACATCTACGGGCTGAACGACCACCCGTCGCTGCTGGGGATCATCAACGAGGGCTACCTGGCCGGTTACCTGGACTCGCCGACCCCGACGTTGGAGGAATCGCTGACCGGTCTGTCGGCCTTCCTGGCGGCGTTCCAGGACACGACGGAGTACGAGATGCCGGAGCCGGTCGAGCTGTTGCCGATCGACATCGACGCGGACGTCTAAACCCGCTGCAACCCGAGATCCGGGGCCGGAATCACCGTTGGGTGGTTCCGGCCCCGGTTCCGTTTTCCGGGGTCACTCGAACAGGGCGGGCTGGCTGTGCAGCCGCTCCAGGTCGAGTAGCGTCCGCTTGCGTTCGATACCGCCGCCGTACCCGGTGAGGCTGCCGTTGCTGCCGATCACCCGATGACACGGCACGATGATCGAGATCGGATTGCGGCCATTGGCCAGGCCGACCGCGCGGGAGGCGTTGGGTGCCCCGATCTGGTCGGCGAGCTGCCCGTACGAGCGGGTCTGGCCGTAGGGGATGGTCAGCAAGGCGGTCCAGACCCGCTTCTGGAAGTCGGTGCCGGTCATCTCGTAGGCCAGATCGAACTCGGTGAGATCACCGGCGAAGTAGGCCGTCAATTGCTCGACCGCGTCCGGGAACGCGGCGTCGTCGCGTACCCAACCGATCTGGCTGGGGGCGTGGGCGTGGTCGAGCATCAGCAGATGGCTCAACCGGCTGTCGGTGCCGGCCAGGGTCAGGGGTCCGATCGGACTGTCGATGATGCGGTGGCAGGTCATGCGCTCTCCTTCGAGGCCGGCGGCCAGACGTTCACGGCATGGTCGAGCCCGCTCCAAAGGTATTGGGTGGCATACGAGCGCCACGGCCGCCAGCGGGTCCCGTGGCTGATCAGCGCCCACGGGCCTGCTGGCAGTCCGAGGTGGCGTGCGGCGGCCTGTACGCCCAAGTCGGTGGCGGGAAAGGCGTCGGGGTCGCCGAGGCCCCGCATGGCGATGACCTCGGCGGTCCAGACGCCGACTCCCGGCAGCGCGGTCAACTCGTGGCGGGCGCGGTCCCAGTCGGCGCCGGCGCTCAGGTCGAGGCGGCCGTCGGCCAAGCCGGCGACCAGGGCTGCGAAGGCGCGTCGACGGGTCCGGGGAAGCGCCAGGCGGTCGGGATCGAGGTCGGCGAGGCGCTGCACGGTCGGGAACACGTGTGTGAGCCCACCCTCGGGGTCGACTATCGGATCGCCGTACGCGGCCACGAGGCGCCGGGTGTGGGTTTGAGCCGCCTTGAGCGACACCTGTTGGCTCAGCAGGACCCGGATGGCGAGTTCGGCTTCGTCGACGGTGCGGGGGATGCGTTGTCCGGGCGCGTGGGCTATCAGCGGCTTCAAGTAGCGGTCGGTGCCGAGAGCCTCCCCGATGGCTTGCGGGTCGGCGTCGAGGTCGAGTAGGCGGCGGCAGCGGGCGATGGCGGCGGTGAGGTCGCGGAAATCGTCGAGTGCGATCCGGCACCGGACGTGGTCAGCGGCAGGCCGGAGCCCGACGACGGCGTTGCCGTGGGGGAGCCGCAGCGTTCGCCGGAAGGCGCCGTCGCGGATCTCCTCGCAGCGGGATACCGCGCAGGCCGCCAGATGCCCGAAGACACCCCGGAACGCGAACGGCGTGCGGACCGGCAGTCGCAGGGTCAGCACGCCGGGAGAGTCATGGTCGGTCCGGGTGCGCGACCGCGCGGTGGCGCGGCTGCGCAGCATGGTGGGCGTGGTGGCGCACACGGCCCGAACGGTGTCGTTGAACTGGCGGATGCTGGCGAAGCCGGCGGCGAATGCGACGTCGGACAACGGCAGGTCGGTGGTCTCGATCAGGATCCGGGCGGTCTGGGTGCGCTGTGCGCGGGCCAACGCCAACGGTCCGGCACCGACCTCGGCCTGCAGCAGCCGCTGTAGCTGGCGGGCCGAGTAGCCGAGGCTCTCGGCGAGTCCGTTCACACCGGTGCGCTCGACGGCGCCGTCGGCGATCATCCGCATCGCCCGCCCCACGACGTCGCCGCGGACGTTCCACTCGGGAGAACCCGGTGCGGCATCGGGCCGGCAGCGTTTGCACGCCCGGAAGCCGGCCCGCTGGGCGGCAGCGGCAGTGGGGTAGAAGGTGACGTTCTGCGGCAGCGGTGGCCGGGCGGGGCAACTGGGGCGGCAGTAGATCCGGGTGCTGTGGACCGCGGTGATGAACCAACCGTCGAAGCGGGCATCGCTGGACTTCACAGCGCCGTAGCAGCGGTCGAAGTCGTCGTACACGTATCCACGATGGCACGGCGGCGGCAGCAGTACTAGCGGGAAAACGACAGAACAGTGCCCGACGGCGCATGTCGCCCGGGCTAGCATCGGGACGTGGCGGCACTGGTGCAGCGGTATCTGGACGGGATTCTCGCCGAACACGCCGGGGTCGACGACGGCGCCTTGGCGAGCTACATTCCCGAGCTGGCCCGGGTCGATCCGACCGGATTCGGTTTGTCGTTGTCCTCATCGGACGGTCATGTCTACGAATCCGGCGACGCCGACGTGCAGTTCACCATGCAGTCGATCTCGAAGCCGTTCACCTATGCGTTGGCGCTCGACCAGCTCGGCCAGGCCGAGGTCGATCAACGAGTCGGTGTCGAACCCTCCGGTGAGGGCTTCAACAAGATCAGCGTCGACCAGGTCACCAATGTCCCGAAGAATCCGATGATCAACGCGGGAGCCATCGTGGCCTGCTCCCTGATCCCGGGCAAGACCGTCGGCGACCGATTCGACCTCCTGCGGGAGTTCTACAGCGCGTGCGCGGGCCGAACCCTGGACTTCGACGCGCAGGTCTATGGCTCCGAGCGGTCCAGTGGTAGTCGCAATCGCGGGATCGCCTACCTGCTGGACAGCTTCGGTGCGCTCGGCGCCGATCCCGACGAGGCGCTGGATCTCTACATCCGCCAGTGTTCCCTGAAAGTCACCAGCACCGATCTGGCCCGGATGGCGGCCACGCTGGCCCGCGGCGGCCTGAACCCGTTGACCGGGCGGCAGGTGACCGATGCCGCCGTGGTGCGGCGAACACTGTCGGTCATGGTGACCTGCGGCATGTACGACGCCGCCGGGGCCTGGGTGAGTGCGGTGGGCATGCCGGCCAAGAGCGGGGTGGCCGGCGGCATCGTGGCGGTGCTGCCCGGTCAGCTCGGTATCGGTGTCTATTCGCCGCGAATCGACGGCAAGGGCAACAGCGTGCGCGGAATGTTGGTGTGCCGCAGCCTTTCCCAACAACTCGGACTGCATTTCCTGACCGTGAGCAGTGAGGCCCACGCCGCTATTCGCGGCGTGTACACCCCGCGTCCGGGAGTTCGGGTCTACGAGGTGCACGGTGACCTGTTGTTCGCCGGCGCCGAACAGGTGGCCCGCACCGCGACGCGTGACTGCGGCGAATTCGGCACCGCGATCCTGGATGTCTCGCGGCTGCACACCATCAGCGAGCCGGCCCGTGGGTTGCTGGCGGGGTTGGCGGAGGATCTGCGAACCCTGGGCAAGCAGGGGCTGCTCGTCGATCCCAGCGGTTCGGTGACGCCGGATCCCGCGGCCTACGCGGGCCTGGTGTTCAGCACCGTCGAGGACGCGCTGGATGCGGCGCGGCCGGGGGCCTGAGCGCCGATCACAGCGGGCCGGCCAACACGGTGGGCTGCTCGTAGCCACGCAACACGATCGAGTCGCCCATCACCCACTGGGCCTGCTCGTCGAGGTCTGCGGCGTAGACGGTCTTCGCCGTCGTCAGCAGTGGCCGGGGCAGGGTTTTGGCCAATTCGCACAATCGGGCGGCCTCGTTGACCGGCTCGCCGATCACGGTGTATTCGAAACGCTCTTTGGCGCCGACGTTTCCGGCGACGACCTGCCCGGCGGCCACACCGATTCCGGCCTTGATCTCCGGTACTTCGTCGGCCAGTCGGTACAGGATGGCCCGGGCCGCCGCCAGTGCCTGGCCCTCGGGCTGATCGAGGTGGTTGGGGGCGCCGAAGATCGCCAGCGTCGCGTCTCCCTCGAACTTGTTGATCAGACCCTGGTGACGGTCGACTTCGTCGACGACCACCGCGAAGAACCGGTTCAGTAACGTGACGACTTCGGTGGCCGGTTTGTTGGTCACGATCTGCGTCGAACCGACGATATCGACGAAGATGACTGCGACGTGGCGCTCTTCGCCACCGAGCTGGATCTGGTCGCGTTCTGCGGCTGCGGCGACCTCGCGCCCGACGTGCCGGCCGAACAGGTCGCGAACCCGTTCACGCTCCCGCAGGCCGTGCACCATCGCGTTGAAGCCGCTCTGTAACTCGCCGAGTTCGGTGCCGTCGAACACCACCAGGTCGCCCTGCAGGTTGCCCTGCTCGACGCGCTTGAGGGCGGCACGCACCACGCGCACGGGAGTCGCGGTGAGCCACGACAGGATCAGCATCAACAGAAAACCGAAGACCAGGGCCGTAAGGGAAGCGATGAAGATCGCGATCCCGAACTGTGTCAGGGTCAGGTTTTTCAGCACCACCGCGAACAGGGCGGTGAGTGCGATACCCAGAATCGGCACCCCGGAGGTCAGAAACCAGACCATCATGGTCCGGCCCATGACACCCGACAGGATTCGCCGCGGTGGCGGGCCCGCCGACAACGCCTGGGCCGCTACCGGGCGCAGCGCGAACTCGGTGAACAGATAGCAGGCGGTAGCCACCATGATGCCGCAGATGCTCACGGTGAACCCGATGATCGGAATGAAGATCGTGTCGTGCAGCCCGTAGAACACGGTGAACAACGCGGTGCCGACGCCCCAGAAGGCCAGCACCACCTGTGCTACCCGCCACGGGGTCAGGAAGGCGTTGCGCTCGTCCTCGCGGGTGGGCGGGCGTTCCCGGATGGCCCAACTCAACTTCTTGATGGTGCGCCGGGTGATGCCGTAGGTGCCGACGATCAGTGCCGTGACGACGTAGGCCGGAACGATGCCGAAGGTCAACCACAGTGGCGCGTCGCTGAAGATGCTGGGTACCGGGAACGCCACGGTCACCAGTAGTGCCTCTACCGCGACGCCGAGCAGGTTCGTCCCGACGATGACGACCGTCAGGATGAACTGGATGCGGATCCGGCGCAGGTATTGGCTCTCCGATACCTGACCGAGCAGCCAGGAGCCGTATTCGGGTGTCTCGGTCAGCCGACCGCTCTGACGGGTGAGCAATTCCAGAATGCGGCCCAGGCGTTGCGCGATCGTCTTCGGCGGCTTCATCGTGGCGTAAGAATAATTGGTCGACTGCGGGCTTTAAGGTGGTTCGGATGCGACTCGTGATCGCCCAATGCACCGTCGACTACGTCGGACGGCTCACCGCACACCTGCCCTCTGCCCGACGCCTGCTGCTGTTGAAGGCCGACGGATCGGTCAGCGTGCACGCCGACGACCGTGCCTATAAGCCGCTGAACTGGATGAGTCCGCCGTGCCGGCTCGTCGAGGAGAGCGGCGGCGAGTATCCGGTGTGGGTGGTGGCGAACAACAAGACCGGCGACCAACTGCGGATCACCATCGAGGAGATCGAGCACGACTCGAGCCATGAGTTGGGCGTCGACCCCGGACTGGTGAAAGACGGCGTGGAGGCGCAACTGCAGATGCTGCTGGCCGAACACGTCGAACTCCTCGGCGAGGGCTACTCGCTGGTGCGCCGGGAGTACATGACCGCTATCGGTCCGGTCGATCTGCTGTGCCGTGACGAAAAGGGCCGCGCGGTCGCGGTCGAGATCAAACGGCGCGGCGAGATCGACGGTGTGGAACAGCTCACGCGCTATCTGGAATTGCTCAACCGGGACAGCCTGCTTGCGCCGGTCAGCGGAGTGTTCGCCGCCCAACAGATCAAGCCGCAGGCCCGCACACTGGCCACCGACCGCGGTATCCGTTGTCTGACATTGGATTATGATGCGATGCGCGGCATGGACAGCGACGAATACCGACTGTTCTGACCTTTCGCCGGAATAGGAACGCGCAGTTGCGCGTTGGAGGAACCTGTGGCAGTCGATGATCTTTTCCAGCCCCTGACGGTGCGCTCGCTGACCGTGCCCAACCGGTTCGCGATGGCGCCCATGACGCGCCAGGCGTCGCCGAACGGCGTGCCCGGCAGCGACGTCGCCGAGTACTACCGCAAGCGAGCGGCCGGCGGTGTCGGGCTGATCATCACCGAGGGCATCCGATTGCCCGATCCCGCCGCGGGATATCCCGCCAGCATTCCCACGATCGCCGGCGACGAAGCGTTACGGGGCTGGACCCGAGTCATCGACGGTGTGCACGCCGAGGGCGCCACGATCGCGGCGCAGTTGTGGCACCAGGGCGTCGAGCGGCGCGACGACGACGGGGTGGAACCCGTCGGCCCGTCGGGCATCGACGGGCACGGTCAGCCGCGTGGCCGCGCGCTGCGCACCGACGAGCTTCCCGCGATGGCACAGCTCTACGCCGACAGTGCGGTCACCGCACAACAGCTCGGCTTCGACGCGGTCGAGATCCACGGAGCCCACGGCTACCTGTTGGACGAATTCTTCTGGGAACGCACCAACCGTCGTACCGACGGCTACGGCGGTTCGGCGGCCGAGCGGACCCGGTTCCCGGCCGAAGTGGTGGCGGCGGTGCGTGCGGCGGTCGGCCCGGACTATCCGATCATCTTCCGGTTCTCACAGTGGAAGGGCACCGACTACGCGGCGTCGCTGGTCGACGATCCCACACAGCTGAACGAACTGCTCACGCCGTTGATCGACGCAGGCGTCGATGTGCTGCACCCGTCGACGCGCAGGCATTACGTACCCGGTTTCCCGGAGCACGACAGCGAATTGAGCCTGGCCGGATGGACCAAGAAGGTCACCGGGATGCCCGTCATCGCGGTCGGTTCGGTCGGTCTGGAAACGCAGTTCCGCAGCGAGAAGAAGGGCGAGCTGATCGCGCCCGCGCCGGTCGACCGGCTGGTCGAACAGTTCGACGCCGGGGAGTTCGACGTCGTCGCGATCGGGCGTGCCCTGCTGGCCGACCCGACCTGGGTGAATCGGCTGCGCGACGGGAACCTGGACGGTTTCGCCGGCTACGACGTCGTCGCCGCCCTGTCCGCCCTTGCCTGATCGTCATTAGGCTGGCCGGTATGGCCCGTCGTCGCAGTCCTTCGCGTCGGCAACAACCGTTCCGGCCGCTGCCGGTGCAACAACGCGTGGAGACCGGGCCGGACGGCTATGAATACGTGGTGCTGTCGATCGCCGGGTCGCGGGCGCTAAAGGTGTATCGCTGCCCCGGATGTGATCACGAAATCCGTTGCGGCATAGCCCATGTAGTGGTGTGGCCGGCCGATCTCGGTGAAGAGGCCGGTGACGACCGCAGGCATTGGCACACGCCGTGCTGGGCCAACCGCCACAATCGGGGCCCCACCCGCAAGTGGTCTTGAATCAGTGGGCCGACTCGGCGGCCGGCTCGACCAGTTCGACGAGCACGCCCCCGGCATCCTTGGGGTGGATGAAGTTGATCCGCGAGTTCGACGTACCGCGCCGCGGTGCCTCGTAGAGCAGGCGCACGCCCTGCTCGCGCAGCCGCTCGGAGAGAGCGTCGATGTCGCTGGTGCGGTAGGCGAGCTGCTGCAGACCGGGGCCGCGCTTGTCCAGGAACTTCGCGATGGTCGATGAGTCGTCGATCGGAGCCATCAGCTGAATCTGGGCACTGCCGACCGGCGCGCCGCGAACCGCCAGCATCGCCTCGACGATGCCCTGCTCCTCGTTGACCTCTTCGTGCA from Mycolicibacter sp. MU0083 includes:
- a CDS encoding methylated-DNA--[protein]-cysteine S-methyltransferase — protein: MTCHRIIDSPIGPLTLAGTDSRLSHLLMLDHAHAPSQIGWVRDDAAFPDAVEQLTAYFAGDLTEFDLAYEMTGTDFQKRVWTALLTIPYGQTRSYGQLADQIGAPNASRAVGLANGRNPISIIVPCHRVIGSNGSLTGYGGGIERKRTLLDLERLHSQPALFE
- a CDS encoding DNA-3-methyladenine glycosylase 2 family protein; amino-acid sequence: MYDDFDRCYGAVKSSDARFDGWFITAVHSTRIYCRPSCPARPPLPQNVTFYPTAAAAQRAGFRACKRCRPDAAPGSPEWNVRGDVVGRAMRMIADGAVERTGVNGLAESLGYSARQLQRLLQAEVGAGPLALARAQRTQTARILIETTDLPLSDVAFAAGFASIRQFNDTVRAVCATTPTMLRSRATARSRTRTDHDSPGVLTLRLPVRTPFAFRGVFGHLAACAVSRCEEIRDGAFRRTLRLPHGNAVVGLRPAADHVRCRIALDDFRDLTAAIARCRRLLDLDADPQAIGEALGTDRYLKPLIAHAPGQRIPRTVDEAELAIRVLLSQQVSLKAAQTHTRRLVAAYGDPIVDPEGGLTHVFPTVQRLADLDPDRLALPRTRRRAFAALVAGLADGRLDLSAGADWDRARHELTALPGVGVWTAEVIAMRGLGDPDAFPATDLGVQAAARHLGLPAGPWALISHGTRWRPWRSYATQYLWSGLDHAVNVWPPASKESA
- the glsA gene encoding glutaminase A, with amino-acid sequence MAALVQRYLDGILAEHAGVDDGALASYIPELARVDPTGFGLSLSSSDGHVYESGDADVQFTMQSISKPFTYALALDQLGQAEVDQRVGVEPSGEGFNKISVDQVTNVPKNPMINAGAIVACSLIPGKTVGDRFDLLREFYSACAGRTLDFDAQVYGSERSSGSRNRGIAYLLDSFGALGADPDEALDLYIRQCSLKVTSTDLARMAATLARGGLNPLTGRQVTDAAVVRRTLSVMVTCGMYDAAGAWVSAVGMPAKSGVAGGIVAVLPGQLGIGVYSPRIDGKGNSVRGMLVCRSLSQQLGLHFLTVSSEAHAAIRGVYTPRPGVRVYEVHGDLLFAGAEQVARTATRDCGEFGTAILDVSRLHTISEPARGLLAGLAEDLRTLGKQGLLVDPSGSVTPDPAAYAGLVFSTVEDALDAARPGA
- a CDS encoding adenylate/guanylate cyclase domain-containing protein — protein: MKPPKTIAQRLGRILELLTRQSGRLTETPEYGSWLLGQVSESQYLRRIRIQFILTVVIVGTNLLGVAVEALLVTVAFPVPSIFSDAPLWLTFGIVPAYVVTALIVGTYGITRRTIKKLSWAIRERPPTREDERNAFLTPWRVAQVVLAFWGVGTALFTVFYGLHDTIFIPIIGFTVSICGIMVATACYLFTEFALRPVAAQALSAGPPPRRILSGVMGRTMMVWFLTSGVPILGIALTALFAVVLKNLTLTQFGIAIFIASLTALVFGFLLMLILSWLTATPVRVVRAALKRVEQGNLQGDLVVFDGTELGELQSGFNAMVHGLRERERVRDLFGRHVGREVAAAAERDQIQLGGEERHVAVIFVDIVGSTQIVTNKPATEVVTLLNRFFAVVVDEVDRHQGLINKFEGDATLAIFGAPNHLDQPEGQALAAARAILYRLADEVPEIKAGIGVAAGQVVAGNVGAKERFEYTVIGEPVNEAARLCELAKTLPRPLLTTAKTVYAADLDEQAQWVMGDSIVLRGYEQPTVLAGPL
- the nucS gene encoding endonuclease NucS codes for the protein MRLVIAQCTVDYVGRLTAHLPSARRLLLLKADGSVSVHADDRAYKPLNWMSPPCRLVEESGGEYPVWVVANNKTGDQLRITIEEIEHDSSHELGVDPGLVKDGVEAQLQMLLAEHVELLGEGYSLVRREYMTAIGPVDLLCRDEKGRAVAVEIKRRGEIDGVEQLTRYLELLNRDSLLAPVSGVFAAQQIKPQARTLATDRGIRCLTLDYDAMRGMDSDEYRLF
- a CDS encoding NADH:flavin oxidoreductase; this translates as MAVDDLFQPLTVRSLTVPNRFAMAPMTRQASPNGVPGSDVAEYYRKRAAGGVGLIITEGIRLPDPAAGYPASIPTIAGDEALRGWTRVIDGVHAEGATIAAQLWHQGVERRDDDGVEPVGPSGIDGHGQPRGRALRTDELPAMAQLYADSAVTAQQLGFDAVEIHGAHGYLLDEFFWERTNRRTDGYGGSAAERTRFPAEVVAAVRAAVGPDYPIIFRFSQWKGTDYAASLVDDPTQLNELLTPLIDAGVDVLHPSTRRHYVPGFPEHDSELSLAGWTKKVTGMPVIAVGSVGLETQFRSEKKGELIAPAPVDRLVEQFDAGEFDVVAIGRALLADPTWVNRLRDGNLDGFAGYDVVAALSALA
- the mce gene encoding methylmalonyl-CoA epimerase, whose product is MTTESVADSFEARPALASALVTAIDHVGIAVPDLEVAKKWYHDQLGMIVLHEEVNEEQGIVEAMLAVRGAPVGSAQIQLMAPIDDSSTIAKFLDKRGPGLQQLAYRTSDIDALSERLREQGVRLLYEAPRRGTSNSRINFIHPKDAGGVLVELVEPAAESAH